The sequence CCCTATCCGCGCAGGCCCACGGCGCGCTGATCCTAATCAGAATCTCCAACAAGCTCAGCGGCTTCTTCCGCCTGACTAAGAGCGACTTGACAAAGAGGTAAACTAACATTACCATCGTGTTTACAAAAATAGCGGTGGTTTCAGATAGTTGTATCAGATGCCCTGCGCATTCAGGAACCTATGAGACTTAAAGGTCAATAAAATAGCCACAATATGGTGGCTCGGAAGAGAAGCGGACACAACAGTATGAAGCATCAGTATCCGAAGACCGAGCCAGGCTGTTCGTTGCTTTCCGCAATCTCTTGTAGGCAGGGCCGGACCCGGCGGCCTCGTCTTTGCTGTGGCGTGGAGATGCGGGCCGGAAAGCCTTGTGAGTATTGTCTGTTCGTTAGGGAATCGACGATCCGTACAATCCCGAAATGCACTATGCTTGCGCTTGCCGGGAGCCCGATTGATGTTGTGATCTTGGTCGAATCGGGCGTTCTTAAGCTGTCAGTTAACCTGGCGGACGGTCGGACCCAAATCGTGGGCCTTCGATTCCGCGGAGATGTTGTGACGACGCAAACTCTTGGGTCGCGATGGCTTGCGACAGTCGAGGTCGTTGAAGACGCTACATTGTACTTTCTGGATCAGGCAAGGATCAACACCCTTAAAGCTGAGAATCCAGTGGTTCAGTCGACTTGGAATGCCTTTGCCAAGAGAGAAACCGAGATGACGCAAGATCTACTGGTGACACTTGGACGACGGTCGCCGGTAGAGCGACTGGCAGTTTTTTTGCACGAGCTTGAAATTCGCCATTGTCGGAAAGCACTCAATCCGCATGAGATCTATATACCAATCTCTCGCGACGAAATTGGCCAATACTTGGGCATGGAAAGCGAAACAGTCAGCCGGCAGTTCACGCGTTTAAAGAATGCCAGGTGTATTGAACTGCTGTCTCCAAGTCGCGTCATTGTGAAAGATCGGCAGATTATGAAGCACTTGATTGCCGGTGTTAAAATCCCTCACCTTTAGGCAACATACCGGCTTGGATGATGTGACCGGCCCCCGACGGCCTCGATGTGCCAAGGTGATGGGGTTGTCTAATCGCTCTTGTAGCGTCAAGCGCTGCTTGCCTGAATGCGTGCCTGCCGGATGCATGGTTGTCTCCGCGGTCGGCATTGGCCGCCGCATTTTGGGCGTCGCGGGAATAGCCTTCAATGTGGATGACGCACTCTGTCTGAAAGACGGTGCAACCCCATCAACGGAATAGCCCGGCCCACGTCCCGGCAGGGACGCCTCGAGCGTTCGGGACCCGAACGCTATCCGCTGGACTTCAGGTTGCAGCTCCTGGTTGCGGTTCGAAGACCTCGCCAGTCTTGAGCATCGCATGCATGATCACCGCCAGTTTGCGGGCCACGGCGACGGCGGCGCGCTTGAAGCCGAGCCTTTCCCGGAGCCCGAGCCCCCATGTGCGCAGACTGCCTTCGGTCCGAACGCGTGTCAGGATGATCGCCGCGGCTTCGTAGAGCAGCCAGCGCAGATGCCGGTCGCCGCGCCGAGATATATGGCCGTCATAGTCGACCTCCGCCGATCTTCAAGCCTATCACGCCGCGAACCCGCGCCCCCCACGTAAGGGCGGAGCTTTCGGTCGATGGATTGCTTCGACCACTCTGCGCTGGCAGCGACGCAAGATGATCGCTATGCTTGAGAGGCTCCGCGACGAAGTTCTCCATGATATCGGAATTGCCCGAGGCGATATACGCCGCGTGGTTGAAGGGTTCGACTCACGCGAGCTCCGGATGACACCGGTGGCGAATGCCAGGGCGGAGCGAAATGCCGATAACGAAGTTTATCGGCAAGCAGCTTGAGCGAGATTCGATGTGGCGCCCGGCCGCCGACCCCGTACAATTGGTCGACCCGAAATTGGAAACCGACAAGATAGAGGAGTTAGACTAATGATTCTCTACAAGCCAAATTTTGACAGCTTTCTTTCCTCCACCAAACGAGCGCGCAGT comes from Roseovarius sp. M141 and encodes:
- a CDS encoding Crp/Fnr family transcriptional regulator; this translates as MRAGKPCEYCLFVRESTIRTIPKCTMLALAGSPIDVVILVESGVLKLSVNLADGRTQIVGLRFRGDVVTTQTLGSRWLATVEVVEDATLYFLDQARINTLKAENPVVQSTWNAFAKRETEMTQDLLVTLGRRSPVERLAVFLHELEIRHCRKALNPHEIYIPISRDEIGQYLGMESETVSRQFTRLKNARCIELLSPSRVIVKDRQIMKHLIAGVKIPHL
- a CDS encoding DUF1127 domain-containing protein; its protein translation is MRWQRRKMIAMLERLRDEVLHDIGIARGDIRRVVEGFDSRELRMTPVANARAERNADNEVYRQAA